Proteins found in one Flavobacterium channae genomic segment:
- a CDS encoding DegT/DnrJ/EryC1/StrS family aminotransferase — MKKLQMVDLKSQYEKIKDEVNASIQEVLDTNTYINGPLVHQFQADLEKYLGVKHVIPCANGTDALQIAMMGLDLKPGDEVITADFTFAATVEVIALLQLTPVLVDVDMNNMNISLDGIRKAITPKTKAIVPVHLFGRAANMDAIMEIANEHNLYVIEDNAQAIGADYTNKDGVKKKVGTIGHVAATSFFPSKNLGCYGDGGAIFTNDDALAHKIRGIVNHGMYERYHHDVVGVNSRLDSIQAGVLKAKLPHLDTYNKARQDAARKYSLALGQNSNIWVPTICDSCDCHVFHQYVIRILNGKRDALLAHLQEKGIPCAIYYPIPLHSQKAYADSRYNEADFPVTNQLCKEVIALPMHTELDDEQIKFITDSVLEYV; from the coding sequence ATGAAAAAATTACAAATGGTTGACTTGAAAAGTCAATACGAAAAAATAAAAGACGAAGTTAATGCTTCAATTCAAGAAGTTTTAGATACCAATACTTACATAAACGGACCTTTGGTTCATCAATTCCAAGCTGATTTAGAAAAATATTTAGGTGTAAAACATGTTATTCCATGTGCTAACGGTACCGATGCTTTACAAATTGCGATGATGGGATTGGATTTAAAACCTGGTGATGAAGTAATCACTGCTGATTTTACATTTGCAGCAACAGTTGAGGTTATTGCTTTATTGCAATTAACACCTGTTTTAGTAGATGTGGATATGAATAATATGAACATTTCTTTAGATGGAATCAGAAAAGCAATTACTCCGAAAACTAAAGCAATTGTTCCAGTTCATTTATTTGGTCGCGCTGCCAATATGGATGCAATTATGGAAATTGCAAATGAGCATAATTTATATGTTATTGAAGATAATGCTCAAGCAATTGGTGCTGATTATACAAACAAAGACGGCGTTAAAAAGAAAGTTGGAACTATCGGGCATGTAGCTGCAACCTCATTTTTTCCTTCTAAAAATTTAGGGTGTTACGGAGACGGTGGTGCTATTTTTACGAATGATGATGCTTTAGCTCATAAAATAAGAGGAATTGTAAACCACGGAATGTACGAAAGATATCATCACGATGTTGTAGGAGTAAATTCTCGTTTAGATAGTATTCAAGCAGGAGTTTTGAAAGCAAAATTACCACATTTAGATACTTATAATAAAGCACGTCAAGATGCAGCAAGAAAATATAGCTTGGCATTAGGGCAAAATTCTAATATTTGGGTTCCTACAATTTGTGATTCTTGTGATTGTCATGTATTTCATCAATATGTAATTCGTATTTTAAATGGAAAACGTGATGCTTTGTTAGCTCATTTACAAGAAAAAGGAATTCCTTGTGCTATTTATTATCCAATTCCATTACATAGTCAAAAAGCATACGCTGATTCAAGGTATAATGAAGCAGATTTTCCTGTAACAAACCAATTGTGTAAGGAAGTTATTGCATTACCAATGCATACTGAATTAGATGATGAGCAAATTAAATTTATTACAGATTCGGTTTTAGAATACGTATAA
- a CDS encoding 3-deoxy-D-manno-octulosonic acid transferase, translating into MLFLYNIITLLASQLLKIVALFSPKMKLFVNGRKTVFETLKNKLNSSDKTIWFHAASLGEYEQGLPVIESIKERFPKHKIIVTFFSPSGYEVRKNNTLADVTVYLPLDTISNAKKFIELVRPEMAFFIKYEYWPNYLNELKKNNIKTYLISGILRENQAFFKWYGGFYRKALKTFNYFFVQNESSKNLLQSIGFHNVKVSGDTRFDRVVSILERDNSLDFIEQFKDKKTTIVIGSSWPKDESLLVNYINQSSDEVKFIIAPHNIKQEQISNLKNQIQKKTILFSEKENVQLSEFNVFIIDTIGILTKIYSYADIAYVGGGFGNPGVHNILEPATFGVPVIIGPNYSHFAEATALVNMNGCTSIQNQTQLNEAFDLLIQNKDERLEKGHICSTFVQMNKGATQTIMNYITNETIN; encoded by the coding sequence ATGCTATTTCTATACAACATAATTACACTTTTAGCTTCACAACTTTTAAAGATTGTAGCGCTTTTTAGTCCGAAAATGAAACTGTTTGTTAACGGAAGAAAAACAGTTTTTGAAACTCTTAAAAACAAACTCAACTCTTCAGATAAAACCATTTGGTTTCACGCCGCCTCATTAGGTGAATACGAACAAGGTTTACCTGTGATTGAATCAATAAAAGAGCGATTTCCAAAACATAAAATCATTGTCACTTTCTTTTCTCCTTCTGGTTATGAGGTTCGAAAAAACAATACTTTAGCTGATGTCACTGTTTACTTGCCTTTAGACACTATTTCGAATGCAAAAAAATTCATCGAATTAGTTCGTCCTGAAATGGCTTTTTTTATCAAATATGAATATTGGCCAAACTACTTAAATGAACTGAAGAAAAACAATATTAAAACCTATTTAATTTCTGGAATTTTAAGAGAAAATCAAGCTTTTTTTAAATGGTATGGCGGATTTTACAGAAAAGCATTAAAAACCTTTAACTACTTTTTTGTTCAGAATGAAAGTTCAAAAAACCTGTTGCAAAGTATCGGTTTTCACAATGTAAAAGTTTCTGGAGACACTCGTTTCGATAGAGTAGTTTCAATTTTAGAACGAGATAATTCATTAGACTTTATAGAACAATTTAAAGACAAAAAGACTACCATTGTAATTGGAAGTTCTTGGCCAAAAGATGAAAGCTTATTAGTGAATTATATCAATCAGAGTTCTGATGAAGTAAAATTTATAATTGCACCTCACAATATTAAACAAGAGCAAATTTCAAATCTCAAAAATCAAATTCAAAAGAAAACGATTTTGTTTTCTGAAAAAGAGAACGTTCAATTATCAGAATTTAATGTTTTCATTATTGACACCATTGGAATTCTAACCAAAATTTATTCCTATGCCGATATTGCCTATGTTGGCGGTGGTTTTGGAAATCCTGGTGTTCACAATATTTTAGAACCTGCCACTTTTGGTGTTCCGGTTATCATTGGACCAAATTATTCGCATTTCGCTGAAGCTACTGCATTAGTAAATATGAATGGATGTACTTCTATTCAAAATCAAACACAATTAAACGAAGCTTTTGATTTACTTATTCAAAATAAAGACGAACGATTAGAAAAAGGACATATTTGTAGCACTTTTGTTCAGATGAATAAAGGAGCGACTCAAACGATAATGAATTACATTACTAACGAAACTATAAATTGA